From a single Miscanthus floridulus cultivar M001 chromosome 8, ASM1932011v1, whole genome shotgun sequence genomic region:
- the LOC136476521 gene encoding hydroxyproline O-galactosyltransferase GALT2-like: MARRVRLSHLVLALAAAYLLLVSLKFRRVLDLAAADLAGDPAAASASAAFSSPSSSDHLPSPGSVSSSSDATAAASSTVSPFPVRPFWHRYDRVSLPDLASRNRSALDRMADDAWALGLTAWEEAAAFAGDPWALLAAATSRASDADKCPSAVSQRARGRVVFLPCGLAAGSSVTVVGTPRAAHREYVPQLARMRQGDGTVMVSQFVVELQGLRAVDGEDPPRILHLNPRLRGDWSQHPILEHNTCYRMQWGTAQRCDGTPSNDNDDKVDGFPKCEKWIRNDIVDTKESKTTSWLKRFIGRAKKPAMTWPFPFVEERLFVLTIQAGVEGFHIYVGGRHATSFPYRPGFTLEDATGLFVKGDVDVHSVYATALPMSHPSFSLQQVLEMSEKWRSRPLPKGPVSLFIGILSASNHFAERMAVRKTWMQTPEIKSSEAVARFFVALNSRKEVNVMLKKEAEYFGDIVILPFIDRYELVVLKTIAICEYGVQNLTAANIMKCDDDTFVRVDVVLRHIKLHSDSKPFYMGNLNLLHRPLRTGKWAVTNEEWPEDIYPPYANGPGYVISGDIAKFIVSQHANQSLRLFKMEDVSMGLWVEKFNATKPVQYSHSWNFCQYGCVFNYYTAHYQSPRQMLCLWDKLIRGQADCCNYR; this comes from the exons aTGGCGCGGCGGGTGCGGCTGTCGCACCTGGTGCTGGCGCTGGCGGCGGCCTACCTCCTCCTTGTCTCCCTCAAGTTCCGCCGCGTGCTGGACCTGGCCGCCGCCGACCTCGCGGGGgaccccgccgccgcctccgcctccgctgccTTCTCCTCGCCGTCGTCCTCCGACCACCTGCCCTCGCCCGGgtccgtctcctcctcctccgacgccaccgccgccgcctcctccacgGTCTCCCCGTTCCCGGTCCGCCCCTTCTGGCACCGCTACGACCGCGTGTCCCTCCCGGACCTCGCGTCCCGCAACCGCTCCGCGCTCGACCGCATGGCCGACGACGCCTGGGCGCTCGGCCTCACCGCCTGGGAGGAGGCCGCCGCGTTCGCGGGGGACCCCTGGGCGCTgctggccgccgccacctcccgcgCCTCCGACGCCGACAAGTGCCCCTCCGCGGTCTCCCAGCGCGCGCGGGGCCGGGTCGTCTTCCTCCCCTGCGGCCTCGCGGCCGGGTCGTCCGTCACCGTCGTCGGCACCCCGCGCGCCGCGCACAGGGAGTACGTGCCGCAGCTCGCAAGGATGAGGCAGGGGGACGGCACCGTCATGGTGTCCCAGTTCGTGGTCGAGCTCCAGGGCCTGCGCGCCGTCGACGGCGAGGACCCGCCCAGGATACTCCACCTCAACCCCAGGCTCAGGGGGGATTGGAGCCAGCACCCTATCCTCGAGCACAACACCTGCTACAGGATGCAGTGGGGCACCGCGCAGCGCTGTGACGGCACACCATCCAACGACAATGACGACAAAG TCGATGGATTCCCCAAATGTGAGAAATGGATACGCAATGACATTGTTGACACCAAGGAGTCCAAGACAACTTCATGGTTGAAGAGATTCATAGGGCGTGCAAAGAAACCTGCAATGACATGGCCATTCCCCTTCGTAGAGGAGAGGCTATTTGTTTTGACTATACAAGCTGGAGTTGAAGGTTTCCACATTTACGTTGGTGGTCGACATGCGACATCTTTTCCTTATCGACCA GGGTTCACTCTTGAAGATGCAACGGGATTATTTGTTAAGGGTGATGTAGATGTACATTCAGTTTATGCCACTGCTCTTCCTATGTCACATCCTAGTTTTTCTCTTCAACAAGTCCTTGAGATGTCAGAAAAGTGGAGGTCTCGGCCGCTACCAAAAGGTCCTGTTTCCCTTTTCATTGGAATATTGTCTGCATCAAATCATTTTGCTGAGCGCATGGCTGTGAGAAAAACATGGATGCAGACTCCAGAAATTAAGTCTTCTGAAGCAGTGGCTCGATTCTTTGTTGCACTG AATTCCAGGAAAGAGGTCAATGTAATGCTGAAGAAAGAAGCAGAATACTTCGGAGACATTGTCATTTTGCCATTTATAGATCGCTATGAGCTGGTTGTTCTTAAGACAATTGCTATTTGTGAGTATGGG GTCCAGAACTTGACTGCTGCAAACATCATGAAATGCGACGATGATACATTTGTGAGAGTAGATGTGGTTCTGAGACACATAAAGTTGCATAGTGACAGCAAACCATTTTATATGGGGAACCTTAACCTCTTGCATAGACCATTGAGAACTGGAAAATGGGCAGTTACCAACGAG GAGTGGCCTGAGGATATCTACCCGCCATATGCAAATGGACCAGGCTATGTGATTTCTGGTGACATAGCAAAATTCATCGTGTCACAGCATGCCAATCAGAGTTTAAGA CTGTTTAAGATGGAAGATGTAAGTATGGGTCTATGGGttgagaaattcaatgcaacaaagCCTGTCCAATATTCCCACAGCTGGAACTTCTGCCAGTATGGTTGCGTGTTCAACTACTACACAGCCCACTATCAGTCACCTAGGCAGATGCTGTGCTTGTGGGATAAGTTGATCCGTGGTCAGGCTGATTGCTGTAACTACAGATAG
- the LOC136476528 gene encoding cytochrome P450 703A2: MDPFVLSILLCSWIFVVVYWRRLNSMRLRLPPGPPTWPIFGNLLQLSPLPHKDFARFCTKYGPLVYLRLGTIDAITTDDPEVIREILIRQDEVFASRPRTLAAVHLAYGCGDVALAPLGPNWKRMRRVCMEHLLTTKRLESFASHRAQEAEHLCQFVWAKSQSGKAVNLREVLGAFSMNNVTRMLLGKQYFGIQSAGPGEAMEFMHITHELFFLLGLIYLGDYLPAWRWVDPYGCEKKMREVEKKVDDFHQKIIDEHRRAREAKKTRRSSLDDDNSKEEMDFVDVLLSLPGENGKEHMDDMEIKALMQDMIAAATDTSSVTNEWVMAEVIKNPCVLRRIQEELDAVIGRDRMVAESDLAHLPYLRCVVRESFRMHPAGPFLIPHESLKPTTIMGYHVPARTRVFINTHALGRNPRVWDDVDEFRPERHLPAEEGVRVEISHLPDFKILPFSAGKRKCPGAPLGVALVLMALARLFHCFDWSPPDGLRPEDVDTQEVYGMTMPKATPLVAVATPRLPPHLYGSSAP, from the exons ATGGATCCATTTGTTCTCTCCATCCTCTTATGCTCATGGATCTTTGTTGTAGTGTACTGGAGAAGGCTGAACAGCATGAGGCTAAGGCTTCCACCTGGACCTCCAACATGGCCAATCTTTGGCAATCTTCTCCAGTTGAGCCCGCTTCCCCACAAAGACTTTGCTCGATTTTGCACCAAATATGGCCCCCTTGTCTATCTTCGCCTAGGAACCATCGATGCCATCACCACTGATGATCCTGAAGTCATCCGTGAAATACTCATCCGGCAAGATGAGGTCTTTGCTTCACGGCCTCGGACACTGGCTGCCGTCCATCTTGCCTATGGGTGCGGTGATGTGGCTCTAGCACCACTGGGGCCCAACTGGAAAAGGATGAGGAGAGTTTGTATGGAGCACTTGCTGACGACCAAGCGACTCGAGTCGTTTGCTTCTCACCGGGCTCAGGAGGCTGAGCACCTCTGCCAGTTTGTATGGGCTAAATCTCAGTCTGGGAAGGCCGTGAACCTCAGAGAGGTTCTTGGCGCCTTCTCTATGAACAACGTCACAAGGATGCTGCTGGGGAAGCAATACTTTGGGATCCAGTCGGCAGGCCCTGGCGAAGCAATGGAGTTCATGCACATCACCCATGAGTTGTTCTTCCTGCTGGGCCTGATCTATCTCGGGGACTACTTGCCAGCTTGGAGGTGGGTCGACCCGTACGGGTGCGAGAAGAAGATGAGGGAGGTCGAGAAGAAGGTGGACGACTTCCACCAGAAGATAATTGATGAACACAGGAGAGCTAGGGAGGCCAAGAAGACTCGGCGTTCCTCCCTTGATGACGACAACAGCAAAGAAGAGATGGACTTCGTCGATGTGCTGCTATCTTTGCCTGGTGAGAACGGGAAGGAGCACATGGACGATATGGAGATTAAAGCGTTGATGCAG GACATGATCGCTGCTGCTACGGACACTTCATCGGTGACCAACGAGTGGGTGATGGCGGAGGTGATCAAGAACCCGTGCGTGCTCCGGCGTATCCAGGAGGAATTGGACGCGGTGATCGGGCGCGACCGGATGGTGGCGGAGTCAGACCTCGCTCACCTCCCCTACCTCCGGTGCGTGGTCCGGGAGTCGTTCCGGATGCACCCGGCGGGGCCGTTCCTGATCCCTCACGAGTCCCTGAAGCCGACGACTATCATGGGGTACCACGTCCCGGCGCGCACGCGGGTGTTCATCAACACGCACGCGCTGGGCCGGAACCCGCGCGTGTGGGACGACGTCGACGAGTTCCGGCCGGAGCGGCACCTGCCGGCCGAGGAGGGGGTGAGGGTGGAGATCAGCCACCTGCCGGACTTCAAGATCCTGCCGTTCAGTGCCGGGAAGCGCAAGTGCCCCGGCGCGCCGCTGGGCGTGGCGCTGGTGCTCATGGCGCTCGCCAGGCTCTTCCACTGCTTCGACTGGTCCCCGCCTGACGGCCTCCGACCCGAGGACGTCGACACCCAGGAGGTGTACGGGATGACCATGCCCAAGGCCACGCCGCTCGTCGCCGTCGCCACCCCTCGCCTGCCGCCGCACTTGTACGGCAGCTCGGCTCCTTAG
- the LOC136476541 gene encoding non-specific lipid-transfer protein A-like, which produces MKKGGAATTVAVAVAVVVLLAAAAASVARADVSCADVDENLRPCVGYVTGKEAAPAAECCAGVKRIRTMPSGTADRRQACECVKQAAAKYQPLNADAIRDLPAQCGAPLPFPLTLNLDCTTIP; this is translated from the exons atgaagaagggcggCGCCGCAAcaacggtggcggtggcggtggcggtggtcgtcctgctggcggcggcagcggcgtcgGTGGCGAGGGCGGACGTGAGCTGCGCGGACGTGGACGAGAACCTGCGGCCCTGCGTCGGGTACGTGACGGGCAAGGAGGCGGCCCCGGCCGCCGAGTGCTGCGCAGGCGTGAAGCGGATCAGGACCATGCCATCCGGCACGGCGGACCGGCGCCAGGCGTGCGAGTGCGTCAAGCAGGCGGCGGCCAAGTACCAGCCGCTCAACGCCGACGCCATCCGCGACCTCCCGGCGCAGTGCGGCGCGCCGCTGCCGTTCCCGCTCACCCTCAACCTCGACTGCACCAC AATTCCATGA